The Halonatronomonas betaini nucleotide sequence TATACATATAGTCCCGGGTTAATGGTCTATCATTGTTATAACCTTTTACGAAAAGGAACTGATGGACTGAAGTATTGAGATACCGAAAAGTTGCTACAACTCCAGCCAGGAATAATTCCCACATTCTTGCGAATTTCTCATCAAATTTTTCTATTACTTTCTCTCTATTTTCTGCAAAATTGTCTGCCCAGCGCTCGGCTGTTAAGGCATAATGGCGACGAATATTCTCTGCATCAATCAAACTAAATGAATGTTCTGGTAGCTCCCAGACCACTTCTCTATAAGAAGGAATATAACCCCAAGGGAAGATATACTTTTCAAGCCAGGGATGGGTTGGATCTTCTTTTTGATGAGTGATAGTATGAAGCAGTGAAAGTCCTCCATCTGTTAAAAGTCTATTAACTGTTTGAAAATATTCAGGAATATGCTCTTTGCCAACATGCTCAAACATTCCGACACTAACTACTTTGTCAAAAGTTGTATCTTCTGCTGCCAGATCTCTGTAATCCTGTTTTCTGATTTCAACTTTATTTTCTAGATTTTTAGATTTTATCTTCTTTTCTGCACCCTTCACCTGATCTGGGCTTAGAGTGATTCCTAAAACTTTAGCATTGTATTTGTCAGCAGCTCTTATTGCAAGTTCGCCCCAGCCACAAACAATATCAAGAAGGGTCTCCCCTGGTGATAGATCGAGTTTATTTAAAATATGATCTATTTTTTGAATTTGTGCATCTTTTAAGCTATCTTCTCTCGTTTTAAAATATGCACAGGAATAGGTCATGGTCTCATCCTGCCATAATTGGAAAAAATCATTACCTAAATCATAATGATGTCTAACACCATCTTCCTGCTCATGTTTTGAAAGCTCTCTCTGGCGTTGCATAAAATCATGATAATTTTTACCTGAGCCGTTATCATTAAATTTAGAAATGTTTTTTGCCCCTGCCTGGAGAATTTCTCTTAAACTGCCTTTAATATCTATATCTCCATCCATATAAGCTTCTCCAAGCCTCAACTGAGGGCTTTCTTTTATTTTATTTAGATCGAGCTTTTTGTTGAAGATGATTTCAAAATCAAGGTCAGTGTTTTCAGTTGAATCACCAAAAATATCTTTGCTGCTATCCCAGTAAGTCACCCCAAAATTATAATCCTGAATCTGATCAAAGATTTTTCTGAGTAAAGCTTTTTGCAGCATCAATATCCCCCCATTTAGTTATTGATTGGAAACTAATAGAACTGGTGACGGTGATTCTTTTGCTACTCTATCAGAAGTACTGCCAAGTATCAACTCTTTTATATTCCCCCTGCCTCTTTTGGCCATAATTATTAAGCCAACATCCTCGGATTCTGCTATATTAATAATATTTTCTGAAGCTGCTCCTTCTTCAATTTTAATTGTTACTTTTTCTGTAATATCACTTTCTTTCAATTCTCCTGCTATTTCATTAAGCTTTTTCTCTGCATTTTCCCTGGCTTCTTTTAATGAATCAAAAAAGCGACTGCTTTCAATAACATTGAGGAGTATTATTTCTTCAGCTTTCTCCTTTAATTCTTTTACTAAATTAATTACTGACATTGAATCATCAGAAAAATCTACTGGTATAAGAATTCTGTTAAACTTGCGGGCACAGGCAACTCTAGCCTCATCATCAACTATTTCATATTTTTCAATTAGAATAGACTTTTTAGACTGTCTAATCAAATTATACGTTGTACTGCCCAGAAAAACTTTTTTAATAAAACCTTTCCCATGAGATGCTATGAGAATAAGATCTGCACTCTCATCATCAGCTACCCTATCTATTTCTACTGCAGGTGAGCCAACTGGTATTTTAATCTTTACATTAAAACCTTTATCTTCAATCTGTTCTTTGGCAAGATGCAATCTTTTCTCATTGGATTCAATAATTTTATCGAAATTTAATATTTTTGAAGGTTGCACATCAAGCACATAGGTTAAAATTACTTCTTCTATACCCAATATCTTAAGCTCATCGAGACAGTTTATCAATTTTTTAGCTGCTTCAGAATGATCTGTGGCAAGAACCACTTTTTTTGATAACATTTTTAACTCCCCCTTTATAAGCTTAAATAGATGTAGAAGCCAGTCTAAGACTGCTGTTCTATTCATAATTTTCTATCTAATTTAATCATACTTTATTTTTATATTTAATTCAACTCATTAATTTACAGATTATATTGTATATTATGAAGCTTAAATTAAAATTAATTTGTATAGATCAATAATGCCTGTTAAATAATTATATGTCTGGGTAAATTTCTTTCTGGCTCATTAAGCTTTCATTATAGGAGACTATATGATCGATTAAAGACTGTCGAATTTTTTTAATATTTTTCTCTTTTAAATTTTTTATGATTTTGTAATGTTCTTTAACCGACTCTTCAAGGCTATTTTCTTTACGAGAATCTATTATCATTGCCAGTTTAAGTTGATTATAAATAACCTTTAATATCCGTTGAGTAAATTTGCGATCGGTCTTTTCCCAGAGATATTTATGAAAAGTAATATCTTTATCATTAAGCTCAACTACTTTTTCATTTTCAGGAATATCTTTATCTACTATCTTAAGCATTTCTTCAATAAGTTTTTCTAAATGAGCAAAATCTTTTTCATCTAGTAGATCATTACAGATAAGAATTTCCATCATTCTGCCCTCTAATAAAACTCTTATTTCAAATATTTCTCGTATATCACTCTCTTTAAACGAGATAACAAAACTCCCTTTACGAGGAATTGTTTCTACCAGGCCGGCGCTTTCAAGTTCTTTAATTGCTTCCCGAACTGGTGCTCTGCTAACATCAAGCTCTTTAGCTACCTGTGTCTCTAGAATACGGTCTCCTCCCTGGTAGTTTTCAAGGAAAATTTCTCTTTTTAAGTATTCGGCGACTTTATCACTTAAACTTTGATGGTTAAATTGATTTGACATTTTTTTATCCTCCATTTTAATATCCTTATATTAATAGTTAAATATAAGTTTGAAAAATCCTTTAAATATTTGCATTACAGAAAAAAACCACCGATTAAATTCGGTGGCAAATTAGTAGCTCTATTAATTATTAACTATTTAAACAAAAATCATTCTTTATTATTTAAAATTTTCTTCTTTTCTAAAACCTTATTATGAATCTTTCGTCTTAAAACTTCTGCTAATAACGAACTATCAGGATATCCAGCCTTTTTTTCTTCTTCGATAAATCTATCTACTATTTCTTCATCAGTTAGATCAAATAAATCAAAGGATTCGATAGGAGTCTTAAAGGTTTGAAAGGCCATTTCCACCCTCCTTGTAGGGTTATGGATTTTTAATAAATTGTATCTTTCCTATATATTATATTCTTGATAGAAGGTGAAAATCCTTTATTTTAAATTAAATATTTCACTTATTAGTTCTCTAAGACTATAGGTGAGAAACAGGTATAAATAAAAGCTATTTATACCTGAAGATCAGCTAATATTATTCCATTAAATTCTCCCTCTTTTTCTAAACTGGCACTTATTGTAACACATGGTAACTGAGTTGCACTTGAGAAATATGGTGATGAAATAACCAATTCTTTACCTTCTGCTGGCTTTTGAAAATAACTCCTATGCTTTTTATTAAGACCTTCTGTATCCTCAGTTTTCACTTTATTACTTACTAAATCCATTGCTGTCTTACCAGATCTATTGAATAGAGCAGCTATTTCTATCTCAGAATATTTATCAACTAAATTTTGCAGAGCTTTTTCTGTATAATTGAGATTCATATTCTTAATTTTTTCATTACTGGCAAGATCTTTAATCTCTCCTTCAACCTTTGTGATTAGTTGCTGATTAGTTTCTATCTCTTCAAGATCATTTTCTGACTGAACTCTGGTATATAGTTCATCAGCAGTAGATGCTAAATCTGCTGATGGCTCTTTTAGACCTTCAATTTTATTGGCTAAAGTTAAGGTGTTTTCACTCATAGCTTCAATATTGGTTGCCATATCATCACCTGTTTTACTAACATCCTTTACATATTCACTGATTTCTTGATAGTTTTCACTTTGATTGTTAAGTCTCTGGGAACTCTTTTGAAATAGGTTAACTGCCTCAACCATAATTTCTCTAACTTCTCCTGATTTTTCTTCAACATTTTCACTCTTTGCAGTAAGCTGTTTAAAACGTTTCAGGAAATCATTAATTAGTTTAGTGATTTTAGCCAATTCATTTCTACTGGCACTGGTAATTTCTTTAATATTTTCAGAAAGATCCTCAGTTTTTTCTGAAAGGGTTCTAATCTCATCTGCTACAACACCAAAACCTTTACCTTCCTGTCCGGCTCTGGCTGCTTCAATTGATGCATTTAATGAGAGGAGAGTGGTCTGGCTGGAAACCTGGTCAACTTCAGAAAGCGTCTCTTCAATTTCAGCCATCTGATCATTAAAAGCTTCAAGACGCTCAGTAAGTTGAGCAAATTCCATTTCACCCTGTTCCATAGTTTCTGAAAGCTCAGCCATGCTTTTATCAACTTGATCTAAATTATCAAGTCCAGTCTGGCTTCTTTGAAGAACATCCTCTATTTCACTGGTTACCTGATTAAGTTCGGTAACTGTTTTTAGTACCTGATCTGCTATATACTGAAGTGATGATGATTGCTCCTGTGAGGAAGCTGCCAGCTCCTGGCCGCCAGCAGAAAGTTCTTCAGCAAGTTCTGATTCATGGGCAATATCCTGACTTAACTGGTTACTTAAAAGATTTAGTTTATCACCAACTTCATAGAGATAGGTCAATAATTTGCGAAGATCAGAGTTATTATTCTGTTTATCATCTTGATAATTTTTCCCTCTTTTATTAGAATGTAAATAAATTATGTAAGCAAAAAGAATAATTGAGATTACAATAAATATAAAGGTAATAATATTCACCTGTAACACTCCCCCTTTGTTTATCTTTTACCAGACTAAAGTCTCATTTATCTTAAATTTTATCATATAAATTTATTTTTGGCAATATTTTAAATAAAAAGATGGCTGGTTATTAACCAGCCTGTTTGATAGTAATAATTAATAAAACAGCTTCATTATATTTAGCTTTCTATAATCTAAAGCCTAATTTGTACCTGGAGATAAAACCTGACTATTGTCATCAGCTACTGTGATTAATTCTGCGATAGATTTTTCAGGTGATTCTTTGATAACACTTCCAATTTTAATTGAAATTATATCTTTATCTTCTGATTTATTAAGATACCAGTGAATATTTTCATACGTTAAATCAATTTCAGCCTGGCCTGCATCTGGTATCAAAATTATGAATTCTCCTCCAGCAGTTCTGGATATTACAGCAGTGGCCGGGGCTGATTTAATTAATATCGCTGAAATATTAGTAATTACTTTATTTCCTGTATCATAGCCAAACTCTGAATTAATAGAATTTAATCTTTTTATATCTACAATCATTATTCCAACTGGAGTTTTTTCTTTTTCATCTAAATCTTTCATTATTTCTTTAAAATAGGTGAAATTAAATAGGCCGGTTAAAGGGTCATTATGTCTTATATAATCAAGCTTCTGCTCTTTCTCTTTTATCTCTGTTATATTTAGTGATACTTCATAAAAGCCCTTTAATTCACCTGTTTCATTTATATCTGGAATGGCTTTAACCAGATGTATGTGACCATTTGGTTTAACCATAATTCTTTGAATGACTTTTTCTTTTTCTATAGCTTCAGCTACAGGACAATCTTTACAGACCTGATTTAATCCCCAGCGCTGATAACAATATTTGTTTTTTTCTACTTCATTTGAATTTCGATTGGACCATTTCAATTTCATATCTTGATCGATATAAATAATTGTCTCTTCTAAGTTATTTAAAAGTTCTTCATTTATTTCAAACATCTTATTCTCCCTTCTGATTTTTGGTTCTGTTATTTAATATTATAGATTGAATTAAAAACTCCTTCAAAATTTGTCGATTAATCTTTGATGTTTTGTATATAGATAATTAATCTAAGTAAATAATGAGTCTTTGTATGTATATAATATTCATTTAATATGTATTTTATTCATAAAATACTTTGTGAAATATGTAAAGAGATACTATCGGGTAACTGTCGGGTATGGAGGAGAGTATTTCGAGTTTTTGTATATTTATACATTTGCTAATTAAAAAAAGAGCCCGGTTAAGGGCTCTGATTTATTACAAATATATTTAGCTTTGAATATTAATTTTCAGTTTCTACCCAGTTTTCCTGGAAGGTGGCCAGTTCGTCGGCTATTGCTATCAGCTTAACATCTGGATAGAGCTGATTGGCCTTATTATAATCTTTGTAGTTAAGGCTTTCATCCCAGCTTCCCATATGATAGCGGATGGCCAGAATTTCTCTCATATTTAATTTGATAAAACGACTAGCCATAATTATTGATTTTTCTGCATGGTTCAAAGGAATATTTTTGCTAGGATTATAATCCCAGGAGATTTCAAATTCTGGTTCCGGTTTATCTGGATTGTTTTTAAGCCAGCTTATTAAATCGCTAACTTGACTCTTACCCAGTTTATCCAGTTCATTAGCCAGGGTTTTATTTTGCCTTGAAAGCAAAAGTTCAAGGTATTCAAGCTGCTTATCTGATGGCTTTTGACCAGGGCCTTCAATATAATCATCTATTTTACAGAGATCATGGAGGAAGGCCGTGATAATTATGCTATCTTCAGGGATTCCTGCTTCATTTTCTTGATTCAACTTTGTGTAATTCTGGTAAACCTTATAGGAATGATGGGCCAGACCACCATCAAAATTAGAATGGTGGTTGATGCTGGCCGGTTTTCTGAAATACTTATGCTCTTCCATATATTTGATGAGGTCTTCAATTCCTTTTCTATTGGTGCTTTTGAGTAGATTAATAATTTCAGACTTTAAATCTCCCATAATATTTAACCTCCAATTATTTAGATCAATTTATGTCAGAATCCAACCGATCTTAAGATTAAAGATAGATTCAGGTTAATTATTCACCAGATTCATAATGGTTACCCAGGGCTGCTGGTGGCCTGGATTTGATTACTGCCCCAGCCAGGACTGCTATTGTTAGGACATAGGGCAACATCTGGATTAGATCATTGGCCAGGCCGATATCGATGCCCTGAAGTCGCATCTGCATGGCATCTGTAAAACCGAATAAAAGGCTGGCCGCCAGGCCTCCTAAAGGATTCCACTGGCCAAAGATATTGGCAGCCAGGGCCATATAGCCTCTACCTGCTGTCATATTCCGGCTAAACTGACTGAGATGGCCCAGAGAGAGATAGGCTCCACCAACACCACAGAAGAATCCGCTGAGCAGCAGGCTAAAATATTTTATTTTCTTTACATTGATCCCCTGGCTATCTGCTGCCTCCGGGTGTTCGCCGGTAAACCTGATTCTCAGACCCAGGGGAGTTTTAAACATGAGAACCCAGCCGGCCAGGATCATGGCCAGCATGATATAGACAAATGGCGACTGAATGCCTAGCAGTCTGCCGATAACTGGAATATCTTCTAGAAAATAAATAACTATGGCCGGAACTGAGGCAACTGATGGTGAAGCGCCTCTGGTACCCCAGATCATCTGCATCATCCAGGTTGTAAATCCGAGAGCCAGGATATTCAGGCCGACTCCGGCGACGACATGGTCTGCCTTAAATTCTATGATGAATATGGCAAAGATTAAAGAAGTTAAGATACCTGCCACTGCGGCAAAGCCAACCCCCAGCCAGGCACTGCCAGTAACGAATGAGCCAAAAACCCCGGCAAAGGCCCCCATTAAGAGCATACCCTCAAGGCCGATATTGATAATCCCTGCCCGTTCCGAAAAGGCACCAGCCATGGCGCCTAAAGCCAGGGGAATAGATAACCTGAGTGCTGCATTAAATGTATTGAGATTAAAGATAACTGCTAATATATCTGAAGTCATGTTCTCTCACCTGCTTCTTTTCTAGTCTTAAATTTAGTCAGTAGTCTGATAAAGCCTGGTGCTGCAACAAACAGGATTACAAGCCCTTGAATAATGCCAATCAGATCATTTGGAATTCTGGCAAAGAGCTGCATTGTCATGCCCCCTGCCTCCAGAGCTCCAAAGAGGAGGGCTGCCAGCAGGACTGCTATCGGATTATTTCTAGCCAGTACAGCTACTGCAATTCCGGTGAAGCCATAGCCTGGAGAAAAATTAGTTACGAATCTGCCGAGACGGCCCATAATGATTGTACTGCCAGCCAGACCGGCAACTGATCCGCTAATAACCATGGCCAGAATCGTCATCCGGCTGCTTTTAATTCCACCATATTCTGCGGCTTTGGGACTATTGCCAACTGTCTGGAGGTCATAGCCTAAAGAGGTTTTATTAAGCAGGAAGTATGTCAGTCCAACTATTATAATCGCAATAATAATTCCAGAGGAGATATCACCACCTGGAACTATTGGCGGTATTCTAACAGTTTCAGCTAGCCTGGCTGTCTGGTCAACTGGCCCGGCCACTTTAAAGTAATTGACAGTCATAAAGGTGGTGCCAAGGATTGCAATTTCATTGAGCATGATCGTTGTGATAACTTCATGGGCACCGGTCTTTGCCTTTAAAAGGCCTGGGATAAAGCCCCAGATTCCACCGGCAATGGCACCAACAAGTAAGGTTACTGGCAGGGCTATCGCCATCGGCCATGAACCAACTCTGAGGCCAACAACTGCACTGGCCAGGGCTCCCCAGTAGAGCTGGCCCTCAACTCCAATATTAAAGAGGCCACTCTTAAAACCTATGGCCACTGCCAGCCCAGCAAAGATCAAGGGGGTGGTCTGGAATAAGGTCTGGGAGAGGCTATAGAGACTGCCAAAGGAGCCATTATAGAGATGGAAAAAGGCAACTCTGACATCATAGCCAAAGGCGATTATAAAGACTGCCCCGAGGATTAGGGCGATGATGATTGCCACCAAAGAATAGAGTAGACTTGACCAGCTCTCAAAGGCTTTGATTGCCTCAATTAATTTTTTAAGCAGTTTCATCTACCTCACCTTCTTTCCTGCCGGCCATTAGAAGCCCTAGCTCCTGTTCATCGAACTCCCCTGATTTTTCGGCAATAATCTGACCCTCATAGATAACTAATATCCTATCGCTAAGTGAGCGGAGTTCATCCAGTTCTGCTGAAATCAGGAGAATAGCCTTGCCTTTTGTCCTCATATCCAGCAGAAGATTATGGATATATTCAATTGCACCAACATCTACCCCTCTGGTTGGCTGGGCTGCCAGGATAAAGTCTGGACCTCCGCTTAATTCTCTGGCTATTATAGCCTTTTGCTGATTTCCACCTGAAAGCTGCCTGGCAGTTACTGATAAGCCAGGGGTTCTAATATCAAATTTTTCAATCAGTTCTCTGCCATATGCTTTAATCTTATCACTATTTAAGACTCCTCGCCTGGCAAAAGGCTTTTTCCATTCTGAACCGAGAATTAGATTCCAGTCAAGCCTGAAATCTGAAACTAAGCCCCTGCGATTTCTATCTGAAGGAATATGGGCAATGCCTAACTGGCGCCTCTGATAGGTAGATAATTTATTTATTTCCTGGCCGTTATATTCTATCATACCACTATCCAGCTTCTGCAGGCCGATCAGGGCCTCTTCTAACTCAAACTGGCCATTTCCTTCAACTCCAGCTATTCCAAGGATTTCGCCTTTTTTCACTTCAAAACTAATATCTCTAAGACCTGATCCCTGAGGATTATGTAATTTCAAATTTTCAACTTTCAGAAGTTCTTTGCCTGCTACTTTTGCTTCTTTTTCTACCCGCAGAACAACATCCCGGCCTACCATCATCCTGGCCAGTGCCTGGGGCGAGGTCTCTGTTGTATCAACGGTGCCTACAGATTCACCATCTCTTAAAACTGTTACC carries:
- a CDS encoding SAM-dependent methyltransferase — protein: MLQKALLRKIFDQIQDYNFGVTYWDSSKDIFGDSTENTDLDFEIIFNKKLDLNKIKESPQLRLGEAYMDGDIDIKGSLREILQAGAKNISKFNDNGSGKNYHDFMQRQRELSKHEQEDGVRHHYDLGNDFFQLWQDETMTYSCAYFKTREDSLKDAQIQKIDHILNKLDLSPGETLLDIVCGWGELAIRAADKYNAKVLGITLSPDQVKGAEKKIKSKNLENKVEIRKQDYRDLAAEDTTFDKVVSVGMFEHVGKEHIPEYFQTVNRLLTDGGLSLLHTITHQKEDPTHPWLEKYIFPWGYIPSYREVVWELPEHSFSLIDAENIRRHYALTAERWADNFAENREKVIEKFDEKFARMWELFLAGVVATFRYLNTSVHQFLFVKGYNNDRPLTRDYMYR
- a CDS encoding universal stress protein, which translates into the protein MLSKKVVLATDHSEAAKKLINCLDELKILGIEEVILTYVLDVQPSKILNFDKIIESNEKRLHLAKEQIEDKGFNVKIKIPVGSPAVEIDRVADDESADLILIASHGKGFIKKVFLGSTTYNLIRQSKKSILIEKYEIVDDEARVACARKFNRILIPVDFSDDSMSVINLVKELKEKAEEIILLNVIESSRFFDSLKEARENAEKKLNEIAGELKESDITEKVTIKIEEGAASENIINIAESEDVGLIIMAKRGRGNIKELILGSTSDRVAKESPSPVLLVSNQ
- a CDS encoding GntR family transcriptional regulator; this encodes MSNQFNHQSLSDKVAEYLKREIFLENYQGGDRILETQVAKELDVSRAPVREAIKELESAGLVETIPRKGSFVISFKESDIREIFEIRVLLEGRMMEILICNDLLDEKDFAHLEKLIEEMLKIVDKDIPENEKVVELNDKDITFHKYLWEKTDRKFTQRILKVIYNQLKLAMIIDSRKENSLEESVKEHYKIIKNLKEKNIKKIRQSLIDHIVSYNESLMSQKEIYPDI
- a CDS encoding ABC transporter permease produces the protein MTSDILAVIFNLNTFNAALRLSIPLALGAMAGAFSERAGIINIGLEGMLLMGAFAGVFGSFVTGSAWLGVGFAAVAGILTSLIFAIFIIEFKADHVVAGVGLNILALGFTTWMMQMIWGTRGASPSVASVPAIVIYFLEDIPVIGRLLGIQSPFVYIMLAMILAGWVLMFKTPLGLRIRFTGEHPEAADSQGINVKKIKYFSLLLSGFFCGVGGAYLSLGHLSQFSRNMTAGRGYMALAANIFGQWNPLGGLAASLLFGFTDAMQMRLQGIDIGLANDLIQMLPYVLTIAVLAGAVIKSRPPAALGNHYESGE
- a CDS encoding GGDEF domain-containing protein; translation: MFEINEELLNNLEETIIYIDQDMKLKWSNRNSNEVEKNKYCYQRWGLNQVCKDCPVAEAIEKEKVIQRIMVKPNGHIHLVKAIPDINETGELKGFYEVSLNITEIKEKEQKLDYIRHNDPLTGLFNFTYFKEIMKDLDEKEKTPVGIMIVDIKRLNSINSEFGYDTGNKVITNISAILIKSAPATAVISRTAGGEFIILIPDAGQAEIDLTYENIHWYLNKSEDKDIISIKIGSVIKESPEKSIAELITVADDNSQVLSPGTN
- a CDS encoding methyl-accepting chemotaxis protein → MNIITFIFIVISIILFAYIIYLHSNKRGKNYQDDKQNNNSDLRKLLTYLYEVGDKLNLLSNQLSQDIAHESELAEELSAGGQELAASSQEQSSSLQYIADQVLKTVTELNQVTSEIEDVLQRSQTGLDNLDQVDKSMAELSETMEQGEMEFAQLTERLEAFNDQMAEIEETLSEVDQVSSQTTLLSLNASIEAARAGQEGKGFGVVADEIRTLSEKTEDLSENIKEITSASRNELAKITKLINDFLKRFKQLTAKSENVEEKSGEVREIMVEAVNLFQKSSQRLNNQSENYQEISEYVKDVSKTGDDMATNIEAMSENTLTLANKIEGLKEPSADLASTADELYTRVQSENDLEEIETNQQLITKVEGEIKDLASNEKIKNMNLNYTEKALQNLVDKYSEIEIAALFNRSGKTAMDLVSNKVKTEDTEGLNKKHRSYFQKPAEGKELVISSPYFSSATQLPCVTISASLEKEGEFNGIILADLQV
- a CDS encoding ABC transporter ATP-binding protein, giving the protein MNAVELKNINKRFGEVVANKNINFTVKKGEIHSLLGENGAGKSTLMKILFGLYSQDSGQIFIEGQQQEINIPSEAIQLGLGMIHQHFMLVDRLSVAENIIAGKEIAKNGFLNLKRAYQEIEELSKKFGLKVDPGAKIEDISVGEQQRVEILKALYREAEILILDEPTAVLTPQETDELFEIMRELKKDGKTIIFITHKLKETMKISDRVTVLRDGESVGTVDTTETSPQALARMMVGRDVVLRVEKEAKVAGKELLKVENLKLHNPQGSGLRDISFEVKKGEILGIAGVEGNGQFELEEALIGLQKLDSGMIEYNGQEINKLSTYQRRQLGIAHIPSDRNRRGLVSDFRLDWNLILGSEWKKPFARRGVLNSDKIKAYGRELIEKFDIRTPGLSVTARQLSGGNQQKAIIARELSGGPDFILAAQPTRGVDVGAIEYIHNLLLDMRTKGKAILLISAELDELRSLSDRILVIYEGQIIAEKSGEFDEQELGLLMAGRKEGEVDETA
- a CDS encoding HD family phosphohydrolase translates to MGDLKSEIINLLKSTNRKGIEDLIKYMEEHKYFRKPASINHHSNFDGGLAHHSYKVYQNYTKLNQENEAGIPEDSIIITAFLHDLCKIDDYIEGPGQKPSDKQLEYLELLLSRQNKTLANELDKLGKSQVSDLISWLKNNPDKPEPEFEISWDYNPSKNIPLNHAEKSIIMASRFIKLNMREILAIRYHMGSWDESLNYKDYNKANQLYPDVKLIAIADELATFQENWVETEN
- a CDS encoding ABC transporter permease gives rise to the protein MKLLKKLIEAIKAFESWSSLLYSLVAIIIALILGAVFIIAFGYDVRVAFFHLYNGSFGSLYSLSQTLFQTTPLIFAGLAVAIGFKSGLFNIGVEGQLYWGALASAVVGLRVGSWPMAIALPVTLLVGAIAGGIWGFIPGLLKAKTGAHEVITTIMLNEIAILGTTFMTVNYFKVAGPVDQTARLAETVRIPPIVPGGDISSGIIIAIIIVGLTYFLLNKTSLGYDLQTVGNSPKAAEYGGIKSSRMTILAMVISGSVAGLAGSTIIMGRLGRFVTNFSPGYGFTGIAVAVLARNNPIAVLLAALLFGALEAGGMTMQLFARIPNDLIGIIQGLVILFVAAPGFIRLLTKFKTRKEAGERT